One Formosa agariphila KMM 3901 genomic window, ACTAACCTTTAAAAAAGTAGATTAACTTATGGATATCTCAATTCGTCAAGCCACTGAAACCGATTTACCAGAAATAACTGCGCTTTTCAGAAACACTATTATCCACATAAATTCTAAACATTACAACGAAAAGCAAATTGAAACCTGGGCTTCTGGAGCGGATGAAACAGACTTGTGGTTAGAACGAATTCGTGACTTCTATTTTATTGTTGCCGAGAACGAAACAGAAATTGTTGGTTTTTCGTATTTAAAGAAGGGTTATTATTTAGATGGTTTGTTTGTACATAAAGACCATCAGCGCGAAGGCATTGCGTCTGCGTTGTTACGTACTATTGAGTCGCAAGTTATGGTAGAGGAATATCCAGAAATCCGATCAGATGTTAGTAAAACAGCACTGCCCTTTTTCGAAAACAAATATTACGATATCATTAAAAAACAGAAGAAAAACGTTAAAGGCGTGGTGTTCGAAAATTATATTGTTAAGAAAACATTATAGGCTATTTCTGCTTAGTCTTCAGTTTAATTTTTGAAGCAGACTTAAGCAATTCAACAAAGCGCATTTCATCTAAATCTTCTAATCTTTTTATTTGAATAGACCGTACGCGCTTTCTATTGTTGGCGTCTTGTAATTCTGGAAATTCAGTTTCTAAAAGCGCGCCATCCATAAAAACTACATCTACATAATCAGTGCCTCTTAATACATTTAAAAACACAAAAGACTTCTTGTTATAATAGTAAAACGGAAGTTTATAACTGTATTTTTCTTCAACATCCAAGGTTTTCATTATCACACTTCGTACATACAACATGATGGATTGATATGGTTCCGGCTGACGCAATATGTGTTCTTCGGCGGGTTTCATCTGATTTTATCTTCCTATTTAAAATACCAAGATAGTATTAACCGCTAAAACTCAAGGTCTACCAAACTCTTTTTTTGTTTTTATTTAAATTAATTATAAATAAGCTTTGATAATATGGTCCTCTAATATACATTTGTCGAAAAAATAATCCCTAATTAATAATAAGTCTAAATAAAAACAATGAAAATAGTATTCAGTTTTGCTGTATTCCTCCTAGCATCTTTTGTTATAAATGCGCAACAAATAATTGTAGACGGAACAGTTACAGATTCGGAAAACACACCCGTAGTTGGTGCAAACATTCTAATAAAAAACACAAGTAAAGGAAGCCAGACCGACATAGACGGTCATTTTAAAATTGAAATTGAAACAGGATCATACACTGCTGTGGTTTCTTACTTAGGATATAAAACAAAAGAAGTTCCATTTTCTGTATCCAATAGCAATATAACCTTACCAACTGTGGTATTATACGAAGGACAAGAAATCTTATCTGAAGTTGTTATAGATGGTAAGCGTCGTAATATGTTTGCGAGAAAACAAACGGCCTACGTGTCTAAATTACCTTTAAAAGATTTAGAAAACACACAAGTATATTCTACGGTAACTACAGATTTACTAGAATCTCAAATTACAACAAATTTCGAACAAGCTTTAGATAATGCTACCGGGATTCAGAAACTTTGGACCTCTACTGGACGTGGTGGAGATGGCGCTGGATATTATTCGTTACGCGGATTTAGTGTGCAACCGCAATTAGTAAATGGTGTTCCTGGATTAACAAACGGAACCATTAATGCGGCAAACATCGAACGTATTGAAGTTATTAAAGGCCCATCGGCTACGCTTTTTGGATCTTCAGTAAGTTCTTATGGCGGATTAATAAATGTGGTGACTAAAAAACCTTATAAAGGATTTGGCGGACAAGTCTCTTACACGGCTGGATCTTACGGATTAAATGTAATCACAGGAGATTTTAATACGGCTTTAGATAAATCTGAAAACATTTATTTCAGATTAAACACATCTTACCATACAGAAGATAGTTTTCAAGATGCTGGGTTTAGCAAATCATTTTTCGTTGCACCGTCGTTATCAT contains:
- a CDS encoding GNAT family N-acetyltransferase is translated as MDISIRQATETDLPEITALFRNTIIHINSKHYNEKQIETWASGADETDLWLERIRDFYFIVAENETEIVGFSYLKKGYYLDGLFVHKDHQREGIASALLRTIESQVMVEEYPEIRSDVSKTALPFFENKYYDIIKKQKKNVKGVVFENYIVKKTL
- a CDS encoding DUF1801 domain-containing protein, whose translation is MKPAEEHILRQPEPYQSIMLYVRSVIMKTLDVEEKYSYKLPFYYYNKKSFVFLNVLRGTDYVDVVFMDGALLETEFPELQDANNRKRVRSIQIKRLEDLDEMRFVELLKSASKIKLKTKQK